From the Halomonas sp. MCCC 1A13316 genome, the window GCTCTTCGGCGCGCTCGAGCAGCTCACCGGCCATGGTGCGATCGAGCGCCGGGCGCCCAGGCCATGCAGGCTTGCCCGGCGGATCCCAAAGGGCGATGCCTTCCCCCCAGTGCAGCCTGCCTACCAGCGGCCCCTGCTCGACATCGGCATAGCGCTGGCGAAGGTCGACGAAGTAGGAGGAATCGGCATTGGCTTCGAACCACTCGGCAAGCGACGAGCGCAGTTCGCGCCAAGCCTCTTCATCGGCACGGTGGTAGCGCCCGATGGGCTGCGCCAGACCATGATTCCAGTAGAGATGAAAGCTTCGCGTCAGCGGCTCCACCACGGGGCCGAGCGTCAGCAGGTCGAGGTCGGTGAAATTGCGCGGTTTGCTGGCGCTGTAGTATTCATCACCCAGGTTGCGCCCACCGACGATGGCCAGGGCGCCGTCGGCGATCCACAGCTTGTTGTGCATGCGGCGATGCTGGCGGCCGGCCTGCGGCACCGAGGCCAGCACGCGACCCGCCAGCGTGCCGCGACCGATGCTCAGCGCATTGTAAACGCGCACCTGGATATTGGGATGCGTGTCGAGTGCGGCCAACTCCGGCCCTTTTCCCACGGCGCCCAGGTCATCGATCAGCAGGCGCACCTCGACCCCCCGATCTGCGGCGGCCATGAGGCGATGCAGCAGCATCCGTGTCGTCAAACCGTCACCTAGCAGGTAGGTCTGGATATCGAGTCGTCGGTCGGCCTGCTCACTCAGCAGCAGGCGCAGGCTGAAGGCGTCCTGGCCACTGGAGAGCAGCGCGAAACCGCTCTTGCCCGGATGCGCGGAGGCGCTCATCTGCGCCCACTGGCCCAGCCAGGTGGCCTCGCTTTCGGCAACGGACAGCAGCGCCCCATGCTCACGCGGAACCGACGTGCCGGCGCACCCCAGCAACTGAAATGCCATCAGGCAAAATAGCACCGGGAGCCAGCAGGCTCGATTCGAACCGCCGGATTCAGTGCTCGTCATCGTCGTCCGCCAGGCGCCGTGCCATGGCCTTGCGCGCCCTGTTGCGGCGATAGAGTCGAGCCAGCGCCAGCGCCAGCGCAAACGCAACCATGGCGACCAGCGTCACTCCCTGCCAAGGACGGGCAGCCTCGCCTCCCATCACCGTTTCCAGCGTGATGATGAGGATGAAGCCCAGCGCCTGACTGCCAATGGCCAGGGCGCGCAGGGTATCGAACGACTTGTGTGCCATGAAGGGCTCCCACCGGGTGACAGTGCTGTCCTTGCGCAGTAGGCTTGCTCTGCTGACGCAGTAACCTTCTGCAAGTGAATGATTCTACCCGGTCTTGCCATTTGCGCCGACCCCCTTCTCGGAGCTGACCAATGGACGCCTTCGCCCTGGGCCCCGTACTGATATCCATCCCGCGACTGTATGCCATTGGCTGCGCCCTGTTGTTGCTGCTCGCGGCCTGGTTGTTGCTGGGGCTCTCCTCCGCCGATCGCACGCGCTGGTTCAACGGCCTGCTGCTGGCCTGGTTGGTCGGTGCTCGCTTGGGCCATGTGGCGATGAATCTCGACGCTTACGTCGCCGCCCCGCTGGACGTACTCAAGCTGTGGCAGGCTGGCTATCACGGGTTATGGGGGCTGCTTGCAGCGTTGATCTGGACCGGCTGGGCATTGCGCGACCGACTGCTATCCATGATCGGCGCCATGGGCCTGGTCATTGGCGTTTCGGCACTGTGGCTGGTGCTGATCACCCTGGCGCCGCTGGGCGGCGACATGCCGCTGCGCGAACTGCCCGACATCACCCTGGAGAATCTCGATGGCGAGCCGGTCAACCTGCAGAATCTGCGTGGCGAACTTGTAGTGATCAATCTATGGGCCACCTGGTGTCCGCCCTGCCTGCGTGAGATGCCGCTGCTGGCCGAGGCCGACGAGCGTGAAGGGGTCAGTGTCGTAGTAGTCAATCAGGGTGAAGAGCTGCTGCAGGTGGTCCGCTACCTCGACGAGCAGGCACTGGCCTTCCGCTATCCGCTGCTCGACCCGAACCAGAAGATGATGACGACGACCGAGTCGCCGGGACTGCCTACCACGCTGCTGTTCGACCGCGAAGGGCGCGCGGTGGAGCGCCATGTGGGCGAGCTGTCGCGGGCGCAGCTGGACGACTGGCTGAAGCGCCACTAGAAAACACACACGATGTCTGCGTCCTACCATTTCTCGCTCTTCTCAACCAGCCTTAAGCCGTGGCGGGCTTTGCGTTAGAATCCCCCGCCCTGCTGCTGACGGAGCCTGTTCCGCCGACAGCATGCGCACCGTATTCAGCATCGACCGAGGCATCATGAGCGACTTTTCACCCGGCCAGCGCTGGATCAGCGATGGCGAGGCCGACCTTGGCCTGGGCACCATCCTGAGTTGCGATCACCGTAGCGTCACCGTGCTGTTCGGCGCCAGCCAGGAAACCCGCACCTACAGCAGCCGTCAGGCGCCACTGACCCGAGTGGCCTTCGGCAGCGGTGACCGTATTCAGGCCGCCGAGGGCTGGCGCCTGACCGTCGACGACAGCAAGGAGGTCGACGGATTGATCGTCTATATCGGCGAGGACGACCAGGGCGAGCTGCGCGAACTGCCCGAAGCGCGCCTGGCCGACAGCATGCAATTCGATCAGGCCCGCGATCGCTTGCTGACCGGCCAGGTCGATCGCAACGACTGGTTCGACCTGCGCTTTCGCACTCTGCACCACCATCATCGCATCGAGCAGAATCCGGCACTGGGCCTGTCCGGACCGCGCATCGACCTGATTCCGCATCAGTTGTACATCGCCGACGAAGTGGCACGCCGTCACGCGCCGCGCGTGCTGCTCGCCGACGAGGTGGGCCTGGGCAAGACCATCGAAGCCGGCCTGATCCTGCACCGCATGCTGCTCACCGGACGTGCCGAGCGCGCTCTGATCCTGGTGCCGCCGAGCCTGACGCACCAGTGGCTGGTGGAGCTGCTGCGGCGATTCGCCCTCGATGTGACCCTGCTCGACGAGCAGCAGAGCCTGGCCCAGGCCGAGGCCAACCCGTTCGAGTCCGGCCAACTGATCCTGGCAAGCCAAGAGTGGCTCTTCGCCAACCCTCACCGTCAGGAGCAGGCGGTGGCCTGCGATTGGGACCTGCTGATCGTCGATGAGGCTCACCACCTCGACTGGAGCTCCGAGCAGGTCGGTCCCGGCTACGCTTGCGTCGAGCGCCTGGCCAAGACCGTGCCGGGCGTGCTGCTGTTGACCGCCACCCCCGAACAGATGGGCCTCGAGAGCCACTTCGCCCGCCTGCGCCTGCTCGACCCCGATCGCTACCACAGCATCGATGCGTTCCGTGAAGAGGAGCAGCACTACGTGGAGGTGGCTCAGGCCATCGACGCGCTGGAAAACCTGTCCGCAGGCGGGAAAGGCGATCGCAATTGCGTGGCCGCGGTGATCGATGAGCGTGACAGCCTCGCCCTGCTGGACCTCCTGACCAGCCCCGAGAGCAGTCCGGAGCAGCAAGCCAGCGCCCGCGACCAGCTTCGCGAGCAGTTGCTCGACCGCCATGGCACCGGCAGGGTGATGTTCCGCAACAGCCGCCGCCATGTCGGCGGCTTCCCGGAGCGCCGTCTGCACCTGGCGGAGATTCCGTTGCCTTCGGCTTACCGTCGGGTGCTGCGCAAACTGGAGCGTGACGAAGACTATCTCGACGAGCTGCTGATCGAGACCGGGCTCGACCACCCCGACGTGCTGATCTACCCCGATGCCACCTACCGCGAGCTGTCGGATGACCCACTCAACGCCGAGCCCTGGTGGCAGATCGACCCGAGAGTAAATTGGCTGCTGGAGCGCCTCGCTGATGAAGGCGTTCAGGGCTTCGCCGGCGACAAGGTACTGGTGATCGCTCACGGACGCGAGACCGCACAGGGCCTGGCCGAGGCGCTGCGCGTGCTGGGTGGCATCCATGCCCCGGTGTTCCACGAGGGACTGACGCTGGTCGAGCGTGACCGTGCCGCAGCGGCCTTTGCCGATGAGGAAGAAGGCAGCCAGGTGCTGGTGTGCTCGGAGATCGGTTCGGAGGGGCGCAACTTCCAGTTCTGCCGACATCTGGTGATGTTTGACCTGCCGCAGCATCCCGACCAGCTCGAGCAGCGCATCGGCCGCCTGGATCGAATCGGCCAGCGACACACCATCGAAATCCACGTGCCGCTGTTCGAGGCCAGCCCCGGTGAACGCCTGCTGCGCTGGTTCAGTGAAGGAATGGATGCCTTCGATGCCCCCCACGGCGTCGGCAGCGAACTGTTCGATGCCTTCGGCGATGCCTTGGCCGAGGCCTTGCTCGATGACGAGGCGCTCGACGACGTCATCAAAGAGACCCGCGCTCTGTTCGAAAGCCGCCTGGCCCAGCGCGATGCCGGCCGCAACCGCTTGCTCGAACTCAACGCCTGTCGCCCGGTGCGGGCCGGAGAAGTGGCCGCGGCGATCCGTGAACTCGACGACGACCCGGCGCTGCCGCGCTACCTCGACCAGGCGCTGGACATATTCGGCGTCGACGGTCAGGAGCTCGGCGGCGGCCTGTTGCACTTGCAGCCCAGCCCACAGATGCTAGACGGCCTGCCCGGCCTGGCCAAGGGCGAGGAGGGCTTCACTGCCACCCTGTCGCGCGCGCGCGCATTGGCCCGCGACGACGTGCAGCGGCTCTCCTGGGAACATCCGCTGCTACGCGAGATGATGGGGCGCATCCTCGACGGCACCATGGGCAATACTGCTCTGGCCCTGCTCAAGCATCCGGCGATACCCGCCGGGCGGCTGATGTCGGAGCTGGTTTTTCGCACCTATTGCCCCGCCCCCAGGCGGCTGCATGTCAACCGCTTCCTGCCGCCGACAGCGGTGCGCGTACTGCTCGACGAATCCGGGGCCGTGCTCAGCGGCAAGGTCTCCTTTAGCGGTTTGTCGAAGAACCTTAAGAAGGTCAAGAAAGCCATGGCGCGAGACCTCATTCGCAGCCGTCATGATCAGTTGCGCGAACTGCTCACCCAAGGCGAGATGGAGGCCGAGCGTGAGCTACCGAGCATCGTCGAGGCGGCCCAGCTTCGCATGCGCCGGGAACTCGATGGCGAGCTGGCCCGCCTGGAGGCGTTGGCTCGCCTCAACCCGGCGGTGCGCGAGGAGGAGTTGGAAGCACTACGCCGTGAGCGTGGCGAACTCGATGCCGCCATCGATGGCACTCGGCTGCGGCTGGATGCGGTGCGGGTAATCGTCACCGTCGGGGAGTAAGAAAGGCTGATTTATTGCTGCGCTCGACATGCTGGTCGCCGGCGGTGCTCACAGTCCTCATTGAGCACCTAGTCAACTCCGGCTGTTGCGCTCCGGCGGCGACCAGCCTCTCATCGCTCGCGACATAACTCAGCACTTTCTCAAAAAAGCTCAAAGGAAATTAAAGAATATCCGCCAGCGCCTGTTCGAGCGTCGGGAAGCGGAACACGAAGCCGGCCTCGAGCAGGCGCGCCGGGCGCATGTCGGCGCCGGTCAGCAGCAGGCGTGCCATCTCGCCGAAGGCGGTTTCCAGCACGACCGCAGGCACCGGCATGACGGCGGGTCGATTGAGCTGCCTGGCCAGAGTGCGAGTAAACTCGGCGTTGGTGACGGGATGCGGCGCACTGCCGTTGAACGGCCCGTCGAGATCGTCGCGCTCGAGCAAAAACAGGATGCTGCGCACCAGGTCCTCGCGGTGGATCCAGGGCATGTACTGGCTGCCGTCGCCAAAGCGTCCTCCCAGGCCCAGCTTGAACGGCGGCAGCATCTTCCCCAGGCTGCCGCCCCCCGAGTCCAGCACCAGGCCGGTGCGCAGTAGTGCCACACGGGTACCGAAGTCGGCCGCCTCGAGCGCGGCGTCCTCCCAGCGCTTGCATAGTCGGTGAGCGAACTCGTCGTGGGGAGCCGTCTGTTCGGTGACCTCTTGGCTTCCCTGATCGCCGTAATAGCCCATTGCCGAGCCCGACACCATGACCTTCGGCGCCTTGCCGCTGGCCTGCTCGAGCTGCTCGCAGAGGATCACCAGGTCGCGGGTGACGTTGACGCGCGAATCGATCAAGCGATTTTTCTGCTCGTCGCTCCAGCGCTTGGCGGCAATCGGCTCCCCGGCCAGGTTGACGATGGCATGCGGCGGCGAATCCACGAAATCGAGCACCGAGCGTCGTACGTCGGCGCCTTCGGGCAGCTTGCGCCTGGCGGTCTCAGGTCTGCGGGAAACTACCTGCAAGCGATGCCCCGCCTCTCTCAGGCGCAGACACAAACGTTGACCAACGAAACCGCTACCACCGGTTATCAAGACTCGCATTCGATTCCCTCCCGCATTTGGCCGCTTCGCGCCGCTCGTTATACAACCGTTGTACATCTCTGCTATGCTGGCGGCAACCGGGCATTTCACGGCGAACTCGAAATACCAGCCCGGGCGTTTTACTGTCGCATGCCCCGGAGACCGTCATGTCCTACAACTTGATCCTGCTCGCCCATGGCTCCAGCGACCCTGCATGGCGCGCCCCCTTCGAACGCTTCCACGAGGCCTTGGCCGCACGCATGCAGACACCGCTAAAGCTAGCCTACATGGAGCTTAGCGAACCCTCGCTGGAAAGCAGCGTGGCCGAGCTAGCTGCGGCCGGCATTCGACGCGCCGAAATTCTTCCGCTGTTCTTCGCCGCCGGACGTCATCTGCGTAAGGACGTCCCGGCCCAGGTCGAGGCACTGAGGGCGAATCACCCCGATATCGAACTGATGCTACTGCCACCCGTTGGTGAGCACCCCGCCTTTATCGAGGCTCTGGCCGCCGTGGTCGCCGAGCAAGCGGGAGAAGCATTGCCGACTTGACCATGACCGCCATCAGTTGTACACCGCTCATTTAGTGTACAATATTCCTTGGCAGTGGACTGCGACAACGTTTCGATCAGGTTGCTGCTGCGTGGCCAAGACAACACAAGAGGCAGGCGAGCATGACCGAGAAGGGGGCCCACCCGGCCGACACACCGCTCTATCCTATTCGCGAGGTGTCACGTATCACCGGCGTCAACTCGGTTACCCTGCGCGCCTGGGAGCGTCGCTACGGACTGATTCGCCCCAAGCGTACCCCCAAGGGGCATCGCCTCTATGCCCGCGAGGACATCGAACGGGTCGAGCGCATTCTGCAGTGGCTGAGCCGCGGTGTACCGGTGAGCCAGGTCAAGGAACTCATCGATCAGCCGCAATCTGCGCCCGTTTCCGAGCCTGTCTCAGGCGACTGGACCAGCCAGCAACGGCAACTGATGGCGGCCATCGAGGCTCTCGACCAGGGCCAGATGGAAACGCTCTTCACCCAAAGCCTGGCACTCTACCCCGTGGCCATCTGCCTGGCGGAACTTTGGCAGCCGGTGCTACGCGAACTCGAGGAACACTGGACCGACCAGCTCGGCGCCGCCTTGCAGCGCCGTTGCCTGGAGTCGTTCCTGCGCACCCGCATCGGCATTCGGCTCTACCATGCCAACCGACTGGCCAAGGGGCCCGTACTGCTGATCGCCCCGCTGCCCGACGATCCCGGCACCCTGTGGCTGCTTTTGGCGGCACTCGCGGCGAGCGATGCCGGTTACCAGGTCCAATTGATGGACAGCGCCCTTCCCTTCGGTGAACTGCCGCTGGCGATCGAGCGCCTGCATGCCGCCGCGCTGATTCTCGTCAGCGGTCGCGCCGAACGGGCAGACCTGATCCGCCGCCAACTGCCTCGCCTGGCCGAGCAGCTCGATGCTCCTCTCGGCCTGTGCGGGCCGGTCGCGCGTATTCGCAACGGCGACCTGGCCGACAGTCTGGTGGAACTGCTCGGCGACGACCTGCCCCTGGCCATGGCCCGCATGCGTCCGCTGATTCTCGACCACTGACCATCGCGAGCCAATCGCCATGACCTGCACCCTGATGTGGTTTCGCAGCGATCTTCGCGTTCAGGACAACACGGCGCTGGCTGCCGCCGCGCGCCGGAGCCCGGTGATAGCAGTGTTTCTGCGGAGTATTCCCCATTGGCAGCGCCACGGTCATGGCGCTAACAAGCTCGACTTTTGGCATCGCGGCGTCGCTACCCTGGGTGAGGCCCTGGCCGGCATCGGCATTCCCCTGCTGCAACGCGACATTGACGACTTCGACCAGGCCCCGGCCACCCTGCTCGATATTGCCCGCCAGGTCGACGCTACAGCATTGCATTTCAATCACGAGTACCCGCTCGACGAGCAACGCCGCGACCGGGCAGTGGCCGATGCCTTCCATCAGGCCGGCATCATGGTGACCGGTCATCATGATGCCGTTGCCTTTGCCCCCGGCGAGCTATTGACGGGCAAGGGCGATTTCTACAGCGTCTACACGCCCTTCGCACGAGCTTGGCACCGTCAACTGACGGCACGGCGCCTGGCGCTGCGTGACGCTCCGTCGCCGCAAGCATCCATCAGGACCGAAAGCGAGCGCCCTCTCGCTCCGCCGCCGTTGGCGGCAAACCCGGCCGATGCCGGACTCTGGCCGGCCGGCGAGGCCGCCGCCGCCGATCGCCTGGAGCGCTTCCTGCGCTTTCGCGCTCGGCATTATGTACGGCAGCGCGACTTCCCGGCGCTGGCCGGCACCAGCGAGCTCTCTCCCTACCTGGCGCTCGGCATGATCTCGCACCGCCAGTGTCTGCAGGCGGCGCTGAGCGAGAACGACGGCAGCCTGGCCGAAGGCGATGCCGGTATCGTCAGTTGGGTCAACGAATTGGTGTGGCGCGAGTTCTACCATCACGTAGCGGCGGGTTTCCCGCAGGTGTGTCGCTTCCGAGCCTTTCAGCCGCACACCGAGGCCCTGGCCTGGCGTGACGACGAAACGAGCTTTCGCGCCTGGAGCGAAGGACGCACGGGCTACCCCATCGTCGATGCCGCCATGCGCCAGCTGCTCCGCAGCGGATGGATGCACAACCGCCTGCGCATGGTTGCCGCCATGTTTCTGAGCAAGCACCTGCTGATCGACTGGCGGCGAGGCGAGGCGTTCTTTCTGCGCCACTTGGTGGATGGCGAATTCTGCGCCAACAATGGCGGCTGGCAGTGGGCGGCCTCGACCGGCACTGATGCCGCACCCTATTTCCGCCTGTTCAACCCCACTACCCAGTCGCGCCGTTTCGACCCGGATGGCCGCTTCATCGCCGAGCACGTTCCCGAGCTTGCCGTGCTGCCGCCGCGCGACCGCCATGCCCCCAGCGACGATCAGCGGCGTGCCTGCGGTTATCCGCTACCCATCGTCGACCACCGGACGGCTCGTGCCCGGGCGCTCGAGGCCTTCAAGTCACTGTCCCCGCCTGCCTAGCGCAGAGCGCCCCCCCTACCCACACGGAGCCATCGCCATGCACCGGGACGACAGCCTGGAGGCGTTCTGCGTCGCCTTCAATAAACTAGACAAAGACTGTACAAAATTATTGTACGAGTTATATACTCGAGATGTGCTCTTTATCGACCCTTTCCATCGAATCGAAGGAATCGATGCGCTTGAGGCGCACTTCAGCAAGTTGTACGAGAACGTGACGGCGTGTCGCTTCACCTTTCACGACCGCTTGGCGCAAGGGAACCACGCCTATGTCATCTGGACGATGCATTTGCGCCACCCGCGGCTGGGCGGCGGCAAGCCCGTCACGGTAGAGGGTTGCTCGCAGCTGACCTTCTCGGCCCGGGAACCGCAGCGGGTGTGCCAACACCGTGACTACTTCGACGCCGGGGCCATGCTCTACGAACAGCTGCCGGGGCTGGGAAGCCTGGTGCGCTGGCTCAAGCGTCGAATTTGACGGCAGGACGACGGCTACGGGAGAAAGCGAAAGCATGGCAGCACTGAGCGGGAAGCGGCGTATATGGCTGACCGGTGCGACATCGGGCATCGGGCGGGCACTGGCGGTTGAGCTGTTGGATCAGGGCCACCTGGTGGCCTTGAGTGGCCGAAACGAATCGACGCTCGAAGCGCTCTGCAAAGGCCGGGAGAATGCCCTGCCGGTGCCGCTGGACGTTACCGACAGCGACGCCGTCGCCATCGCCGGGCATCATATCGGCGACCTGTTCGGGCATCTGGACGTGGCGATTCTCAATGCCGGCAGCTGTGAATATCTTGATGCGCGGCAACTGGACACAGCGCTGGTCGAGCGCGTCTTCGCGACTAACTTCTTCGGTACGATCTACTGCGTACGTGCCGCATTGCCCCTGCTGCGCAGGGCGTGCGAACTGGGCTCACGCCCTTTGCTGGCAGCCACCTCGAGCGCCTCGGCCTACCTGGCGCTGCCACGCGCCGAGGCCTACGGCGCCTCGAAGGCAGCCCTGAGCTATTTCCTCGAGTCGCTACGCCTCGACCTGGCCAGCGAAGCGATCGACATCAGCCTGATCCACCCCGGCTTCGTCGCCACCCCGCTGACCGAGCGCAACGACTTTCCCATGCCCCTGCGCGTCTCGGCCGAGGCGGCAGCCAACGCGATCGTCGCCGGCCTGGAAAAGCGTCGCCTCGACATTCACTTTCCGCGTCGCTTCACCTTCACGCTACGCCTGCTCGGCCTGCTGCCTCCCGCCATGCGTCTGGTGTTGGGCAAGCGGCTGGTGCGCCACCCTGCCTCGGAGTACTGAGTCATGAGCGCTCGCTTCGCTTCCAGCCTCGCTGCGGAAATGCCCGCCCAGCGCATCGCCGTGGTCGGCAGCGGCATCAGCGGCATGGCCGCCGCCTGGTACTTGAGCGCCCGCCACCAAGTCACGCTGTTCGAGGCAGAAAGCCGGCTGGGCGGGCACACCGCGACCGTGGACATCGAGTTGGAGGGCCACCGCTACGCCATCGATACCGGTTTCATCGTATTCAACGACTGGACGTATCCGCATTTTCAGCGCTTGCTGACCCGGCTCGGCGTTGCCTCGCAGCCCACCGAAATGAGCTTCTCCCTGCACGAGACGGCACGCGATTTCGAGTATAACGGACATACCCTGGGCTCGCTGTTCGCCCAGCGCCGCAACCTGTGGAACCTGCGCTTCCATCGCCTGCTGGCCGATATCCTGCGCTTCAACCGGCGGGCAACATATGACCTGGCGCATGAGCGGCTGCCGACACAGCTTACTCTGGGCGACTATCTCGAGACCCATGGCTTCGGCGTCGATTTCCAGCGCCGATACTTGCTACCCATGGGAGCGGCCATCTGGTCGGCCAGCCTCGGCGATATGTACCGCATGCCGGCGCTTTTCTTCGTGCGTTTCTTCCACCATCACGGCCTGCTGTCGGTGCTCCACCGCCCCCAGTGGTACACGCTGGTCGGCGGCTCGCACGCCTACATCCCCGCGCTCACGGCGCCCTACGCCGACAGGGTAAGGCTCGACGCGCCGGTGCTGGGCCTTCGGCGAGACGCTGGCGGTGTCATGCTGACCACGGCTCACGGCCGCGAGAGTTTCGACCAGGTGGTCCTGGCCTGCCATGCCGATCAGGCGCTGCGGCTGATCGAGGACCCGACCCCGATCGAGCACGAGATCCTCGGCGCGCTGCCCTATCGCGACAACGACGTGGTGCTGCATACCGATACTCGACTGCTGCCGCGCCGCCGTCGAGCCTGGGCCAGCTGGAACTATCGCCTGGACGGCCGTGGCGACAGCGCTCGGGCGGCGGTGACCTACAACATGAACCTGCTGCAGCGGCTCGATGCGCCCCACACCTTCTGCGTCACCCTGAACGGCGAGGCGAGCATCGACCCGCGCCGGGTGCTGGGCCGCTTTCGCTATGCCCACCCCCAGTTCGGCCAGGCCGGCCTGCATGCCCAGGCCCGTCACGGCGAGATATCGGGCGTCGCCCGCCGCACGCATTTCTGCGGCGCCTACTGGCGCAACGGCTTTCACGAGGATGGCGTGTGGAGTGCCCTGCGAGTGGCCCACGCTCTTGGCTGCGACGAGAGCGGCACGCGGCCGCTCGGCATGAGGGCAGCAGAGGTAGCGACTGTATGAGCATCCTACCGCGCTCCTGTATCTGCCATGGCACGCTGCGCCATCGGCGCTTCCTGCCGCGCCCTCATCAGTTCGAGTATCGGCTATGGATGGTATGTCTCGACCTCGACGAGTTGCCCGAGCTATTCGACAGCGTACCGGGATTCAGCGCCAGAAGGGCGGCACTGGCAAGCTTCCGCCGCGAGGATTACCTGAGTGCAGACCAGCGGCCGCTGGCCGAGGCCGCCCGGGCCGAGGTGGCTCGTCAGCTCGGCCGAGCTCCCCAGGGGCGGGTCTGCCTGCTTACGCAACTGCGCACCCTGGGCTCGGGCTTCAACCCGCTCTCGCTTTTCTACCTGTATCACCGCGAGGAGGAGGGTGGCTGTCTCGGTGCGGTGCTGGGCGAGGTGACCAATACGCCATGGCGCGAGCGCATCCACTATGCCTGCTTCGTCGAACCGGATCGCCACAGTCACCGTGCGGAGTTTGCCAAACGTCTGCATGTCTCTCCCTTCCTGCCGCTGGATATGAGCTACCGCTGGCACTTCAACACGCCGGGCGAAGCTATCGAGTTGCACATGGCGACCTGGCGGCACGGGGAGTGCCACTTCGATGCCAGCCTGTCCCTGGTCAGCCGGCCGGCAACTCGCAAGGCCCTGCTTGCCGGCCTGGCACGTCGCCCCTGGATGAGCTTCAAGACCATCGTCGCCATCCACTTCGAGGCGCTGAGACTGTGGGCCAAGGGAGTACCGATCCACGATCACCCGCAGCGCAAGGAGACCTTGCCGTGAATATGCTACGCACCCATTCCGAATGTCCGTCGGTCGAGCCCGGCTCGGCACTCATGCGCTGGCTGCGCCGCGGCATGCTGGCACAGCTTGAAAGCCTGGAGGGTGGGCGCATCATCCTGATCGAAGGCAACCAATGCCAGCGGTTGGGGCGGCAGGATGGACCCCTACAGGTCACGTTGATAGTGCGCCGCGCGAGGGCTTGGCGTCGTATGGCCCTAGGGGGGAGCGTCGGTGCAGCGGAAGCCTATATCGACGGCGATTGGGACGTCGACGACCTGGTCAGCCTGATCCGACTATTCGCCGCCAACCTGGAACGGCTCAACAACGAGGTGGAAGGTGGGC encodes:
- a CDS encoding NAD(P)/FAD-dependent oxidoreductase, whose product is MSARFASSLAAEMPAQRIAVVGSGISGMAAAWYLSARHQVTLFEAESRLGGHTATVDIELEGHRYAIDTGFIVFNDWTYPHFQRLLTRLGVASQPTEMSFSLHETARDFEYNGHTLGSLFAQRRNLWNLRFHRLLADILRFNRRATYDLAHERLPTQLTLGDYLETHGFGVDFQRRYLLPMGAAIWSASLGDMYRMPALFFVRFFHHHGLLSVLHRPQWYTLVGGSHAYIPALTAPYADRVRLDAPVLGLRRDAGGVMLTTAHGRESFDQVVLACHADQALRLIEDPTPIEHEILGALPYRDNDVVLHTDTRLLPRRRRAWASWNYRLDGRGDSARAAVTYNMNLLQRLDAPHTFCVTLNGEASIDPRRVLGRFRYAHPQFGQAGLHAQARHGEISGVARRTHFCGAYWRNGFHEDGVWSALRVAHALGCDESGTRPLGMRAAEVATV
- the phrB gene encoding deoxyribodipyrimidine photo-lyase, which translates into the protein MTCTLMWFRSDLRVQDNTALAAAARRSPVIAVFLRSIPHWQRHGHGANKLDFWHRGVATLGEALAGIGIPLLQRDIDDFDQAPATLLDIARQVDATALHFNHEYPLDEQRRDRAVADAFHQAGIMVTGHHDAVAFAPGELLTGKGDFYSVYTPFARAWHRQLTARRLALRDAPSPQASIRTESERPLAPPPLAANPADAGLWPAGEAAAADRLERFLRFRARHYVRQRDFPALAGTSELSPYLALGMISHRQCLQAALSENDGSLAEGDAGIVSWVNELVWREFYHHVAAGFPQVCRFRAFQPHTEALAWRDDETSFRAWSEGRTGYPIVDAAMRQLLRSGWMHNRLRMVAAMFLSKHLLIDWRRGEAFFLRHLVDGEFCANNGGWQWAASTGTDAAPYFRLFNPTTQSRRFDPDGRFIAEHVPELAVLPPRDRHAPSDDQRRACGYPLPIVDHRTARARALEAFKSLSPPA
- a CDS encoding SDR family NAD(P)-dependent oxidoreductase; translated protein: MAALSGKRRIWLTGATSGIGRALAVELLDQGHLVALSGRNESTLEALCKGRENALPVPLDVTDSDAVAIAGHHIGDLFGHLDVAILNAGSCEYLDARQLDTALVERVFATNFFGTIYCVRAALPLLRRACELGSRPLLAATSSASAYLALPRAEAYGASKAALSYFLESLRLDLASEAIDISLIHPGFVATPLTERNDFPMPLRVSAEAAANAIVAGLEKRRLDIHFPRRFTFTLRLLGLLPPAMRLVLGKRLVRHPASEY
- a CDS encoding nuclear transport factor 2 family protein, with the protein product MHRDDSLEAFCVAFNKLDKDCTKLLYELYTRDVLFIDPFHRIEGIDALEAHFSKLYENVTACRFTFHDRLAQGNHAYVIWTMHLRHPRLGGGKPVTVEGCSQLTFSAREPQRVCQHRDYFDAGAMLYEQLPGLGSLVRWLKRRI
- a CDS encoding DUF1365 domain-containing protein, which encodes MSILPRSCICHGTLRHRRFLPRPHQFEYRLWMVCLDLDELPELFDSVPGFSARRAALASFRREDYLSADQRPLAEAARAEVARQLGRAPQGRVCLLTQLRTLGSGFNPLSLFYLYHREEEGGCLGAVLGEVTNTPWRERIHYACFVEPDRHSHRAEFAKRLHVSPFLPLDMSYRWHFNTPGEAIELHMATWRHGECHFDASLSLVSRPATRKALLAGLARRPWMSFKTIVAIHFEALRLWAKGVPIHDHPQRKETLP